TTAACCTTAGAGGAATTAAAACAAAAATATCACTCACATATCCATAAACTAAATTTACAGATCAATAAATTATCTTCAGATCTATACGAAATGGGGTATCTAAATCATAAAGGGAGAACCATTAAACAAAGACTTGAAACAAAATTTTATATGGTTTATCTTCTTACAAAAAAGAAAAATAGAGGCATTAAAAATGCAATAATCAATATTAGAGGTTATAGAGCAATAAAAAATAAGCAATTATTAGATATTGGATACTACCTGAAAAATAATCCTGATGTCAGATCATCTGGTGATGATCCTATAATGCAATATATATATTACGGGTACAAGGAAGGTAGAAAACCAAACCCCAACTTTGATGGAGATTATTATATTAAAGAAAATGCTGATTTAAAGAACTTAAATATAAATCCATTGGTACATTATGGTTTGTATGGAATAAAGGAAGGAAGAAAAACTATTAATAAATCTCAAACTAAACAAAAGTAGAATTATATCTAGTCATTTATCTAATTTTTTATTAATGAAATAATAGGAAAAATGGGGGATCAATTGAAGGAAAAGAAATTAATCTGTAATATTCCCTCACTTGATCTACCAGAAGGATGGTCATGTATTAAAGCAGAGGGCATAGGGCCATTTGTAACAAAGGCTATACTTAAACATCCTAATGGATCTCATATAGGATGGGCTTCAAGAGATCATCGTAAACATCACAATCTTTTAGACAGCGATACCAAATCCACATGGTGGGCACCTAAAGCAATAGGATGGTGGGTTGGTGTGATCTTTGCAATAGGCGCTGTATGTTTTACATTGGGTTCATCACCAGTCTATCCCAAAATTGTTGGTAATAACCTGGATGGAATGACTTTTTTTATTGGGTCATTATTTTTCACAACAGCAGCCCTAGCTCAGTATATTGAAACAATAAATGCACGTCAAACTCCTAAAGGTTTAAAATTAAAGGAAAAAATACGTTTATTTACATGGGAACCAAGAAGAATTGATTGGTTGGCTGTAGTTGTCCAGTTTATTGGAACAATATTTTTCAATATCAGTACTTTTTATGCACTGAACAGCTTAATGACTGTCCAACAGATAAACAGTCAAGTATGGACTCCTGATGCATTTGGATCAATATGCTTTTTAGTTGCAAGTGGACTTGTTTGGATAGAAGTAGGACACTCCCTATTCTCCTGGAAAATCGGAAGTCTTTCATGGCAAATAGCAGCTTTAAACCTAATAGGGTCAATAGCATTTGGTATTTCTGCAATTTCCGCATTCATACTTCCACTAACAGGCAATCCTGTCAATATAACTCTTGTTAATCTTGGAACATTTACAGGTGGTCTATGTTTCTTAATAGGTGCATTACTACTACTTCCAGAACGTACCCATCCTGAAAAAATCTGATTCAAAAAGAATAAAAAAAAAATTTATTAAATTTATTTTCGCTAAAAAAAATAACTGAATTATTTTTCTAATAAAGCAGTGTTGGATTTTCTTTTTTATCAATTATCTCTTTTCTTTCTTCACTGGACTGATTGAGCTTTTCAATTGATTCCATTATATCGTCAAAGAACATTTCAACCATATCTTTACTAAAACTTTCTTTTACAACCATTCTTAAAACAGCAATGTCATTGGCATTTGGTGGAAGTGTGTAAGCAGGTACAATCCATCCCTTCTGTCTAAGCTTTTCAGAAAGATGAAATGCATTAAATTCACAGTTTTGAAGCTCTACAGCTACCAGTGGAAATATTACTCTCTTATTTATTATCTTGAAATTACCAGTAGCCTCAAGTTTTGAAGCAAGATAACGTGCATTTTCTTGCATATTCTTCATAATATCTGTATAACCTTCTATTCCCAGCCTTATGAAGTTATAGTACTGTGCAATAATTGTACTACTGCCTTTTGAAAAATTTAGGGAGTAGTTGGGCATGAGCCCTCCAAGATAATTTATATTAAAAATAAGCTCTTCTGGCAGGTCACTTTTATCTTTAAATATTAACCAACCAATACCAGGATATACTAACCCATATTTATGGCCTGATACATTTATGGATCTTACTTGTTCCAACCTGAAATCCCATTGTAGATCCGGAATAAGGAATGGTAGAATAAATCCTCCACTTGCACCATCAACATGTATGGGTATGTCCCATCCTTTGGTTTTCTTAATTTCTAATAATGCAGTGTTAATTTCTTCTATTGGATCCATCTGCCCCGTGAATGTTGTTCCAACCACCGCACCAACTGCAATAGTGTTTTCGTCAATTTCTGCTACTACATCCTCTGCTGTTATGGTGTATATATCTTCCCGTAGAGGTATGAGTTTAAGTTCTACATCGAAGTATCGTGCAAATTTTTCCCATACAGTATGAACATCTGCACCCATTACTATGTTGGGTTTATCAACTGATTTGCCTTCGGCTTCTCTTCTTTTTTTCCAAGTCCATTTATGGGCGAGAAGTCCCAGCATTATAGATTCTGAAGAACCTATTGTTGCACTTCCAACTGATTTACAATCATTTGGGGCGTTGAACAGTCTTGCAAGCATGTTTACAACCCTGTCTTGTATTACTTCTGTTTGGGGGTATTCATCGTTGTCAACATAGTTTTTTCCGATGCTTTCCATTATCAAGAGATCTGCTTCAGGTTCCATCCAAGTGGTAACAAAACTTGCTAAGTTCAGAGAAGGATTACCATCAAGATTCAATTCATCGTGTATAATTTGGTAGGCTGCCCTTGCAGGCATACCAGTTTTTGGCATTTCATATTTGGGTACGCTTTTTGCGAAATAACGGCTACCATAGGTTGTTGTGAATTCCCTTTCTGACTCATCCATTTCATCCAAATTTTTTTTATCTGATAAAAACATTCCCAATCCCCCTAAATATTTGCATTATTCTTTTAAATCATGTTTTACCTTAAGTAAATTTATTTACAAACAAATATTATTTACTTTTTATTTTTTATAATTTCCTTTAAACTCTCGATTTCCGATTTCATATCTTCTATGTTCATATTGATATCATTTATTTTATCAAGTTCATCTAAACGGGTGTTAATATGGTTAAGTTTTTCATTTACAGTTTTCACATTGGAACTGGTTTTTTCTGCAAGTATCTCTGTTCCCTTTCTGAACTTCTCTATCAAAGAAAAGGTTGCAACAGAAGTTACAATACTTGTAAGTATAAGAGCGCTAAACATGGACATTACACCCATAAGCCTACCTATACCTGTTACGGGAATTATATCCCCATAACCAACAGTGGTAATTGTTTGAAGAACAAACCAGATGGAATCATCGTAAGTTGCAACTTCTGGATTTATACCATGTTCTGCTGTGTAAAATACATAGGAACAGAAAAAGAAAATCACAAGGAAGAAGGCCAGTGCATAATCAAGACGTGTTTTTTCCTGATATTTTATGGCTTCTGAACCAATTTTCTGTATGAATAAATACATTGCAACCAGTTTTATCACTATAAATATCTTGATAAAAATATGGGGATATGTCATTCCAAATTCTGATGCAATAAAATAGATTGGAATAAATGCAATGATATCTGTCCAGTTATTTTTAAGAAAATCGACTTTAGAAGTTTTATTTACTTTAATTTTCCAAATAAACACCAACAGAATGATAAGAGATACCAATAAATCGATTAAACCCATATTATGGAGGGTTGATGCCCTTAAATTCATTGATATTACAATTAAAAAGAGTAGTATCCCATCAATTATCATCAATACAATGAGTATGTTCTGCCATAATATACTCGGCCTGTTTCTTGCATTCATAATATTATCTAGAACAGTTGAAGCATAAATTTGTTTTTAAATGAGTTCTAAAAAAAATAAGATTAAAAAAAAAAAATGTAAGAAATTTTTGGTTGTATTCAAATACTGATTATTTATCTGTTTTAGGGGCATTGATCATTTCTGGTGCGATTATTTCTATTATTCCTGCTATAATTAGGAATGCACCTATCATAGCGGCTAATACTAATGGATTGGCGGCATATGTACCTATTATAACAAAAAGGATACCAATTATAATGCCTAAAGCTCCTGTTGCTTTTCCTTTAAGTCCTTCTCCAGAGATTAGTGATGTTATTCCAGCTAATGCTATGAAAAATCCAACAACATATAATGCTATAAATGTAAAGAATTCAAATGCTTTAATATCTCCAATAAATACTATACCCATCATTATAGTAAATACAGCAACAATTAATCCGGCTGCACCAGCTGCTAAACTATCATTTTTCAAACTTTTTATTAAAATCCAGATACCAATAAATATAATTCCAATACCTGCAA
The Methanobacterium spitsbergense DNA segment above includes these coding regions:
- a CDS encoding glutamate decarboxylase — translated: MFLSDKKNLDEMDESEREFTTTYGSRYFAKSVPKYEMPKTGMPARAAYQIIHDELNLDGNPSLNLASFVTTWMEPEADLLIMESIGKNYVDNDEYPQTEVIQDRVVNMLARLFNAPNDCKSVGSATIGSSESIMLGLLAHKWTWKKRREAEGKSVDKPNIVMGADVHTVWEKFARYFDVELKLIPLREDIYTITAEDVVAEIDENTIAVGAVVGTTFTGQMDPIEEINTALLEIKKTKGWDIPIHVDGASGGFILPFLIPDLQWDFRLEQVRSINVSGHKYGLVYPGIGWLIFKDKSDLPEELIFNINYLGGLMPNYSLNFSKGSSTIIAQYYNFIRLGIEGYTDIMKNMQENARYLASKLEATGNFKIINKRVIFPLVAVELQNCEFNAFHLSEKLRQKGWIVPAYTLPPNANDIAVLRMVVKESFSKDMVEMFFDDIMESIEKLNQSSEERKEIIDKKENPTLLY
- a CDS encoding DUF308 domain-containing protein, yielding MVNEKNLLLGILGILLGIIVIVFPLISIFTVNAIAGIGIIFIGIWILIKSLKNDSLAAGAAGLIVAVFTIMMGIVFIGDIKAFEFFTFIALYVVGFFIALAGITSLISGEGLKGKATGALGIIIGILFVIIGTYAANPLVLAAMIGAFLIIAGIIEIIAPEMINAPKTDK
- a CDS encoding potassium channel family protein, coding for MNARNRPSILWQNILIVLMIIDGILLFLIVISMNLRASTLHNMGLIDLLVSLIILLVFIWKIKVNKTSKVDFLKNNWTDIIAFIPIYFIASEFGMTYPHIFIKIFIVIKLVAMYLFIQKIGSEAIKYQEKTRLDYALAFFLVIFFFCSYVFYTAEHGINPEVATYDDSIWFVLQTITTVGYGDIIPVTGIGRLMGVMSMFSALILTSIVTSVATFSLIEKFRKGTEILAEKTSSNVKTVNEKLNHINTRLDELDKINDINMNIEDMKSEIESLKEIIKNKK